The proteins below are encoded in one region of Bacteroidales bacterium:
- a CDS encoding aldo/keto reductase: MDRRKFIATGIAGLAGITVIGSGIATGCAFSENLPVDMVKLGKTGLKVSRIAMGTGTVGYNKGSNQTRLGMEKFVKMARHAYEMGIRSFDMADGYGSHPYVGEAIKTLPREKVTLLTKIWTHPDGSDKIESVEKTLDRYRQEINTDYIDILLLHCLTQGNWTENRKHYIDGLSKAKQDGIVKKVGVSCHHLDALTVAAENPWVDVIMARLNPFGTKMDGTPQVVNEVLDKAIKNGKGIIGMKVFGEGKHISDDDREQSIKYVVTEGNVHCMTLGLESEAQMDDAVERVMRFAKS; the protein is encoded by the coding sequence ATGGACAGACGTAAATTTATTGCAACAGGAATAGCCGGATTAGCGGGCATTACGGTGATTGGTTCGGGTATTGCAACCGGATGCGCATTTTCTGAGAACCTTCCTGTAGATATGGTAAAGTTGGGAAAGACAGGACTGAAAGTATCCCGCATTGCTATGGGTACAGGAACTGTTGGATACAATAAAGGATCCAATCAGACGAGGTTGGGAATGGAAAAATTTGTAAAAATGGCCCGTCACGCCTATGAGATGGGTATCCGTTCATTTGATATGGCAGACGGGTACGGCTCACATCCTTATGTAGGCGAGGCAATAAAAACATTGCCCCGGGAAAAAGTGACATTGCTCACTAAAATTTGGACACACCCTGATGGATCGGACAAGATAGAATCCGTTGAGAAGACTTTAGACCGTTACAGACAGGAGATCAATACCGATTATATTGATATTCTCTTGTTGCATTGCCTGACACAGGGAAATTGGACGGAAAACAGAAAACATTACATTGATGGGCTTTCCAAGGCCAAACAGGACGGGATCGTGAAAAAGGTGGGTGTTTCATGCCATCATCTGGATGCCTTAACCGTTGCTGCGGAAAATCCGTGGGTGGATGTGATCATGGCAAGGTTGAATCCGTTCGGCACTAAAATGGATGGGACACCGCAGGTAGTAAATGAGGTGTTGGACAAAGCCATAAAAAACGGGAAGGGTATTATCGGAATGAAAGTATTTGGTGAAGGGAAACATATCTCTGATGATGACCGGGAACAATCGATCAAATATGTGGTTACCGAAGGAAATGTCCATTGCATGACCCTTGGCCTTGAGTCGGAAGCACAGATGGATGACGCTGTTGAAAGAGTCATGCGTTTCGCCAAAAGTTGA
- a CDS encoding nucleotidyl transferase AbiEii/AbiGii toxin family protein codes for MKGLAIHTEEIFEPISKLDSIKEYVLIGGTALSLQLGHRFSEDLDFCKWKKANKDKEEVAWYSIEKELNNIGNVQSKDIIDFNQANFILDGVKLSFYANNLSKQPSNSTIISFKNNIRLMDIKTIGIMKIEVMLRRSTFRDYYDLYSILRENINLSELVEGALKYSGHHLKTKDILAMLSNGERFTKDNEFENLDPKYKITASQIQDYMIDEIKKYNNDLVK; via the coding sequence ATGAAAGGATTAGCAATACATACAGAAGAAATATTTGAACCTATAAGTAAACTGGATTCAATTAAGGAATATGTATTGATTGGAGGGACCGCTTTATCATTACAATTAGGTCATCGGTTTAGTGAAGATTTAGATTTCTGCAAATGGAAAAAAGCTAATAAGGACAAAGAAGAGGTGGCTTGGTATTCTATTGAAAAAGAGCTGAATAATATCGGAAACGTTCAATCAAAAGATATCATAGATTTCAATCAGGCAAATTTTATATTAGATGGTGTGAAATTATCGTTCTACGCTAATAATTTGAGCAAACAACCTTCAAATTCAACCATTATTTCTTTCAAAAATAATATCCGTTTAATGGATATTAAAACAATTGGAATAATGAAAATAGAGGTAATGCTGAGGAGGAGTACATTCCGGGATTATTATGATTTATACTCTATTCTTAGGGAAAATATTAATCTTTCAGAATTGGTTGAGGGCGCTTTGAAATACTCCGGGCATCATCTCAAAACTAAAGATATTCTTGCAATGCTGTCAAATGGTGAAAGATTTACAAAAGATAACGAATTTGAAAACCTTGATCCAAAATATAAAATAACAGCAAGTCAGATTCAGGATTATATGATTGATGAAATCAAAAAGTATAATAATGATTTAGTTAAATAA
- the pbpC gene encoding penicillin-binding protein 1C: MIFGIILVAQVFYLFSLPKTLFDKPLSTVIDDRNGELIGAKIASDGQWRFPAADSIPEKYIQSVILFEDKRFYKHPGVDPLALARALRQNISRGGTVSGGSTITMQVIRMMQDNPPRNIWQKIKEAILATRLELRCSKDEILRLYAANAPFGGNVVGIGAASWRYFGREPDELSWAEAVTLAILPNAPSLIHPGRNRERLLNKRNRLLDRLHETGVISWEDCSLAKDEPLPENPRALPSDAPYLLNRITASYKGNRVKTTIDQSLQERVNYIVQNHASSYRGNYVHNMAVLVAEAESGDVVAYVGNVYDPGQQIHGNQVDIITAPRSTGSILKPFLYATMLDHGEILPDMLVADIPIQIRNFAPKNFDRSYDGAVPAHRALERSLNVPSVRMLQSHGIEKFHLLLRNLGMTTLTQPAEYYGLTLILGGAEGTLWDITGMYARLSRILKHYTERSGMYDPADHHGLNFYTHLSQKLRPRTQDKDIENFAPIEAAAIWQTFQALSEVNRPEEEASWKSFSSSRKVAWKTGTSYGHRDAWAVGVTPHYVVGVWVGNASGEGRPTLTGVNYAAPVLFDVFSQLPHGSWFEIPYDDMAKAVICRKSGYRASPICNEVDTMIIARGGHDSEVCPYHTIIHLDKSRKYRVNSECASVNEMVHVPWFVLPPAQEWFYKSKNIGYKPLPPIHPDCLNTEGEQQMDLIYPQANLTVVLPRQLDGTEGQVVFRAAHRRSSAVIFWHIDHQFAGSTQAPHQIAVAPAPGEHRLTLVDDKGNTITGYFTVDEKEKP; the protein is encoded by the coding sequence ATCATATTTGGAATAATACTGGTTGCACAGGTCTTTTACTTGTTTTCTCTACCCAAAACTTTGTTTGATAAACCCTTATCTACTGTTATCGATGACCGTAACGGGGAATTGATCGGGGCTAAAATCGCATCGGACGGACAATGGCGTTTCCCGGCAGCTGATTCAATTCCGGAAAAATATATTCAATCCGTTATTCTTTTTGAAGACAAAAGGTTTTATAAGCATCCCGGAGTGGATCCTCTTGCCCTGGCGCGCGCGCTGCGTCAAAATATCAGCCGTGGTGGTACCGTGAGCGGAGGAAGTACCATTACCATGCAGGTAATTCGTATGATGCAGGACAATCCGCCGCGCAATATCTGGCAGAAAATAAAAGAGGCCATACTGGCTACCCGCCTGGAACTCCGGTGTTCAAAAGATGAAATATTACGGCTTTATGCGGCAAATGCTCCATTCGGAGGGAATGTCGTAGGAATAGGTGCTGCTTCATGGCGTTATTTCGGCCGGGAACCGGATGAACTCAGTTGGGCGGAAGCAGTTACTCTGGCTATTTTACCTAATGCACCATCACTAATTCATCCCGGACGAAACAGGGAGCGGCTGTTGAATAAACGTAACAGGTTGTTGGACCGGTTACATGAAACAGGAGTCATATCGTGGGAAGATTGTTCTCTGGCCAAAGACGAGCCGCTTCCGGAAAATCCCCGCGCATTGCCTTCGGACGCACCATACCTGTTGAACAGGATTACAGCTTCATATAAGGGGAACAGGGTAAAAACAACCATCGACCAGTCCCTGCAGGAAAGAGTGAATTATATCGTACAGAACCATGCCTCTTCTTACCGTGGCAATTATGTCCATAATATGGCTGTTTTGGTAGCGGAAGCTGAGAGCGGGGATGTCGTGGCTTATGTAGGGAATGTATATGATCCCGGACAACAGATACATGGAAATCAGGTGGACATTATCACAGCTCCCCGGAGTACGGGGAGTATCCTGAAACCGTTTTTATACGCCACCATGCTCGACCATGGTGAAATTTTACCGGATATGCTGGTAGCCGACATACCGATACAAATACGGAATTTTGCTCCGAAAAATTTTGACCGGAGCTATGATGGTGCCGTACCTGCCCATCGGGCACTGGAACGTTCCCTCAATGTGCCTTCGGTACGTATGTTACAGTCACATGGAATTGAAAAATTCCATTTATTGCTTCGGAATCTGGGAATGACCACTCTTACCCAGCCGGCTGAATATTATGGACTGACCCTGATACTGGGAGGTGCGGAAGGTACTTTATGGGACATAACCGGGATGTATGCCCGCTTATCCCGGATTTTGAAACATTATACGGAACGTTCCGGGATGTATGACCCGGCGGATCACCACGGATTGAATTTTTACACACATTTATCCCAAAAGCTGCGTCCCCGTACCCAGGATAAGGATATAGAGAATTTTGCCCCGATAGAAGCGGCTGCTATCTGGCAGACATTCCAGGCACTTTCGGAAGTAAACCGACCGGAAGAGGAAGCATCCTGGAAATCCTTTTCCTCTTCACGTAAAGTGGCCTGGAAAACCGGGACCAGTTACGGACATCGTGACGCCTGGGCAGTAGGTGTGACGCCTCACTATGTGGTAGGTGTCTGGGTCGGTAATGCTTCGGGAGAAGGACGTCCTACGCTCACAGGCGTAAATTATGCGGCTCCGGTATTGTTCGATGTCTTTTCCCAATTGCCTCATGGCTCCTGGTTTGAAATCCCGTATGACGATATGGCCAAAGCCGTGATCTGCCGTAAGAGTGGTTACCGGGCTTCTCCCATCTGTAATGAAGTGGATACCATGATCATCGCCCGGGGTGGGCATGACTCCGAAGTTTGTCCTTACCACACCATCATCCATCTGGATAAAAGCAGGAAATACAGGGTAAACAGTGAATGCGCCAGTGTGAACGAAATGGTTCATGTTCCATGGTTTGTACTTCCGCCGGCCCAGGAATGGTTTTATAAAAGTAAAAATATCGGTTACAAGCCGTTACCTCCTATTCATCCCGATTGCCTGAACACAGAAGGAGAACAGCAGATGGACCTGATCTATCCGCAAGCCAACCTGACGGTCGTACTTCCCAGGCAACTGGACGGAACAGAGGGACAAGTGGTATTCCGGGCCGCACACCGCAGATCTTCCGCTGTCATATTCTGGCACATTGACCATCAATTTGCCGGCAGTACCCAGGCGCCCCACCAGATTGCTGTTGCTCCCGCTCCGGGAGAGCACAGGCTCACGTTGGTAGATGATAAAGGAAATACCATTACCGGTTATTTTACCGTAGATGAGAAAGAGAAACCGTAA